In Dermacentor variabilis isolate Ectoservices unplaced genomic scaffold, ASM5094787v1 scaffold_20, whole genome shotgun sequence, a single window of DNA contains:
- the LOC142568499 gene encoding uncharacterized protein LOC142568499: MTPKNLTRSRGSNERVCNKGPWSGRLRESPACLVGSCPSVCRVVNQLFSNVRFVRSISGHQRLDLDKSCTASAADGCLHLAEQSACNSFLRVIIIKLREGRLGLACLRGRVVPLTFNMRRRRSFILVYCPLMQHRSTVFLQLLESRMSPKQFQLRDGVELSKHLRYARRCYHPLDYPTRDPMDALRSTLATLDLLEILSVRFSSVGGSKPCELLDCCDI, from the exons ATGACGCCGAAGAACTTGACGCGATCGCGAGGCTCCAACGAAAGG GTTTGCAACAAGGGACCATGGAGCGGCCGCCTACGAGAGTCCCCTGCGTGCCTTGTGGGCAGCTGTCCCAGCGTGTGCCGGGTGGTCAACCAGCTCTTCTCCAACGTTCGCTTCGTGCGGAGCATCTCGGGCCATCAACGGTTGGACCTCGACAAGTCATGCACGGCCAGCGCAGCCGATGGGTGCCTCCACCTTGCGGAGCAGTCCGCATGCAACAGCTTCCTgagggtcatcatcatcaagctaCGCGAAGGACGGCTGGGCCTTGCTTGCCTGCGCGGACGCGTGGTTCCTTTGACCTTCAACATGCGGCGCAGGCGGTCGTTCATTCTGGTTTATTGTCCGCTGATGCAGCACCGCTCCACCGTGTTTCTGCAGCTGCTCGAGTCACGGATGTCACCAAAGCAGTTCCAGTTACGGGACGGGGTGGAGCTTAGCAAACACCTGAGGTACGCCAGGCGCTGCTACCACCCGTTGGACTATCCGACCAGGGACCCGATGGACGCGCTCCGCTCCACATTGGCCACACTGGACCTGCTGGAGATCCTGAGCGTGCGCTTTTCCAGCGTGGGCGGGAGCAAGCCGTGTGAGCTGCTTGACTGCTGCGACATCTAG